The genomic window GATTTCTTGTTTAAACTTTTTgagttattataattaaaatttttaatctaatttagCTAGTTAGATCTTGATATTTCAATAATCTGATAGTGATGTAGCATATTAGTGATTGCCACACTATCAATTGTAACACTATTACATTAGTATCACATTATTGATTTATCattatttaaccaactaaattCGACTTTGCTACTTAATTGCAGTAATTTAGAAAACTTAAGTCAGAAATagcaaaaaatttaagttaggAAACTAATGTGAAGTTTTCTTATATCCAGCTGCAATTGAGTTCGAAGCAGGCTAGACTAATTATCTACACTTGGAGAGAAGACCATAAATGTAATTTAACCTTAAATAGTGGTGGAAACTAGGAGAAGACCATAAacgtaatttagcctaattaaTGGTGAAAACTAACAATGAAGAATAGCAAATATTCTAAATTCTTCGAATGCATTCAAACAACATAATCCAGATTTAAGAGTATCGAGCGGGTGGTGTTTTATAGACTTTTTGGATGAACTCtctatttcagaaaaaaaaaaagaaaaagaaaaagaaaaattctctagatttttttatttcttattgcATAGTTTTGATTTTGATAGCGAGTGTGTAAGAGATCTCAATATAGTTTTTGCGTAAACTTTTAACCAATTTGAAATCCGTCCCCTGAACtttaaaaagtgcaaaatcatcATCCGAACTTTGAATAAGCCGCAATCTATCCCAAAATCAATATtggtggggaaaaaaaaataatattgaagtATTTTTTGAAAGAAGGTAGTATAtttctgcttcattcattaagaagaTGTACTTGACTACAGTGTAAGGCAACGGGACCTCAAGGCGAACAATATTGATGTATTATCTAGCTACTATATCAGTATTTCTAGAGGGTCATTTTGAAGAGAGAAATCCTGTAAATTATCTAGATTTAGATCTATAAGCAACTGATTGACACGCCActcttataaaatattaaaaaaagattgcAATACAAACATATATCAACAACCTAGCTCGGAAAACATAGTTACGATCGGCATTATTGCCTTTTTCCTAGTACCGTTGCTGATTGGGGAACATAAAGTAAAAAAACCATATTACTCACAGTCGCTCTCAAACATCAAAACATaccggaaaaaaaagaagaagaaagaaaacaaattgcAGCAAGCATAATGTTGAGTTTTAGAAAGTATTATTAAGGAGCGAAGATGAGGAGGATTCAGATGCGGTGATTGATTTAGCAGATGCAGAAACGACACTAGCCGATGCTCCAGTGGATGATGATGAGGTATAATTGAAATTCGATAGATCTATTGGCGGCGCGAACACCAGCTCCGGCATCTTAGCAGAAAGAGCGGGCAAGGGAATTTCGAAGCGTAGTACACCGATTGCTTCTTGGATCGACGGTCGTCGATTATAATCTGGGTGCGCGCACCACAACCCAACAACCATCAAGCTCTCCATTTCTGGTTCGATGAAATCGCCGTTGAGACGTTCGTCGGCTGCTTCAAGAACTGATTTCCTTCCATACAGATCCCAGACCCACTCAACCAGGCTAACTTTGCTCCGATCCTCCGTCTGGACTATGCACTTTCTCCCGCAAGCGATTTCGAGCAAGACGACGCCGAAGCTGAAGATGTCAGTCTCCTTACTGGCTTTCCCGGTGATGAAGCATTCGGGGGCCAGGTATCCCAACGTGCCGGCAAGAACCGTGGTTTGCGAGCCGCGGTCGTGGTCGACGAGCCGCGCCAGCCCGAAGTCACCGAGCTTGGCGCCGAACGATGAATCCAGCATGATGTTGCTCGGCTTGATGTCTCGGTGCACCACACACTGCTCCCACTCGGTGTGAAGATACAACAAAGCAGAGGCCAGGCCTTGCGCTATGTTGTATCTCGCCGACCACGGCAGTAGCCTCTATTTGCTGTAGAGATAGGAATCCAGGCTTCCGTTGGGCATCAACTCGTAGAGCAGCAAGAAATCTCCGCGTCTGTGGCACCAGCCTATGAGCTGCACTAGATTCCGATGCCGCAGTCGGCTTATCGCGTTGATCTCGGACGTGTACTCCTTCAGTCCTTGTTTCGACCCCTTGGAGATTCTTTTGATGGCTACGGGACGATTTATGGACCTCAGGAACCCTTTGTACACGAAACCAAAGCCTCCCTGCCCAAGCTTCTCTGCCTCGTCGAAGTTGTTCGTCGCTGCAACCAATTCGCTGTAAGGAAACCTC from Ananas comosus cultivar F153 linkage group 23, ASM154086v1, whole genome shotgun sequence includes these protein-coding regions:
- the LOC109727907 gene encoding LOW QUALITY PROTEIN: L-type lectin-domain containing receptor kinase IX.1-like (The sequence of the model RefSeq protein was modified relative to this genomic sequence to represent the inferred CDS: substituted 1 base at 1 genomic stop codon), translated to MASSKSRTKCSLFLFFDIVFNVCKPHATPLSFSFNFSDPEINMSNITLQADAVWNGTVINLTNDTHGSQGRAVYSNPVLLWDNARGEVASFHTSFSFVIHAKNTSNYGDGLAFFLSPFPSVVPIFGSGGSLGLFNGSTALNSSHNQIVAVEFDTFKNDWDPSDYHMGIDINSIYSMGSKDLPDITRNGSRTTVSIDYNITTKYLSVLLSFDGNPNYTSPFNLSHLVDLKAVLPQEVAVGFSAATGNAIELHQILYWNFNSTLQRKSNRTITSPPTQPAPPPSTFSGKINVGVVAGSAAGVFAVLCLVAAVCWFLSSRKKATMGEEEEGSMDDDDDLIDDEFERGRGPQRFPYSELVAATNNFDEAEKLGQGGFGFVYKGFLRSINRPVAIKRISKGSKQGLKEYTSEINAISRLRHRNLVQLIGWCHRRGDFLLLYELMPNGSLDSYLYSKXRLLPWSARYNIAQGLASALLYLHTEWEQCVVHRDIKPSNIMLDSSFGAKLGDFGLARLVDHDRGSQTTVLAGTLGYLAPECFITGKASKETDIFSFGVVLLEIACGRKCIVQTEDRSKVSLVEWVWDLYGRKSVLEAADERLNGDFIEPEMESLMVVGLWCAHPDYNRRPSIQEAIGVLRFEIPLPALSAKMPELVFAPPIDLSNFNYTSSSSTGASASVVSASAKSITASESSSSSLLNNTF